The genome window GTAACAGTTTACTTAACAAGTTTTTATAGCTATTTCTTGATGAACACTATTTTCTTAAATGTGTTGTTGATATGTGTTTCGTGCTAATGATTATTGATAAGTAGTACTTTTATAGTTCTCTTAGATATATTGCTTGCAATTATCTAGTTGATTAATTATTGCAGTTGTGTTCACTCTTCAGAGTCACTGAAACGAAATTGAGTTGGTAATCTGTTTGTTGGCCTGACAAGTAACATAAGTGAGTATTTATGAGTCATTTTATTCAACAAGTTCAATATATCTATTGCGAAGTATTGTGCAAAGTATGGAAATTCGTAAATAATACTGGCAAAATTGTGCCAATATTATTTAGATCACTTAACTTCACTTACGACCGAAAGAAAGCGTTGATGATTATATTCTTGCCAAGATTCATATATTTTTGCTGATTGTATACTAGCTTTTAGAATATGAATTgatattgattttaaattatatttaataattgggATTTCATTTAAAATGATAGTATAAATTTGATTGGGGTGACTGAAAATTTTCGATATTTATGACTATTTAAATTTGGAAggttaattttgaatatttagaaattatttCAAGAATTTACTCCGATAGTCCTATGTAAAATGTGTCAGTTCCGTTTTGTATATATTAAGACTTATGTCAAATGTAATTCTAAAAGAgtttttgtattattatattttggtagttaatttttatagctaacaaatttcaaaaatatatattatttacacataCATCTTcagaacatattaaaataactaGTAAGCTGCTCCAGAGCTCTTCATCCCAAACATGACGACGACTAGGAAAGAGGAAAAAAAATTCCAGTTCACATTTCGAACCTGCTGGACAAGTaagttttcttttaattttcaaacatgGATTAACTTCTTATTCATTCATTTACTTTTGTAATGTAATTGGATCAAATTTCTTGTATATAATCCCATGTGAAGCAAACACATGAATTTAGCTCTATACATTTCAGGCCTGGTTCTCATTTCTATGTATACAACTTGGATAGTTTTATGATTAATATGCTCGATATAATACCATGATCTGATATTGCGTTTGTTGGATGTTTAATAAATGTTATCCAAACTAATTGCCTCTAGTTGGTAATGATATAATTCGATTTTCATAGGTTGTTTTTGATATcaataatcaaattttttagATATGTGCAACAGATCactgtgaatatatgtgtaacAGGTCAGTGTGAAGTGTAATAAGTGTGAGTGAAGTATGTTtgaatttataactcaaatccAATGATTTTAATTGCTAATTTCCCATTTACCCCTCCATGTTTTTCAGAGAATGCTCATTCTTGCTACACAGTCAACCGGCAATCACTTTTGAATTAGGTCTAGTGAGTCACTGGGAATGTCACTTTTGAATTAGACCTTCTTCTAAAGTGATTGCCGGTTGACTGTGTAGCAAGAATGTGCATTCTCTCAAAAACATGGAAGGGTAAATGAGAAATGCACCAACACCTAGTTTTTGATGACCTTTTCTTCAACCGGCTTTCTCAGAGGTTTCCTTCCAGAAGTAGAGAAACTAAACTATATGAATTCTCAAGAACCGTCAGCAGTAGTCTTTTATTTCGTAGTGGTCTCATATTGAAGTTTGTTCTTTGCATTCCTCATGATTTGTTTCTTCATCTCtatttagaggggtgtattggattgagattttaaagcatttttttgcattcatgaaatccgagggtattcgattgggattgtttgaaatccattaaaatcttgaggtattcaattgggattttaaactatgctacaaaatctagtggtattcaattgggattttaaattatactttaaaatccgatggtattcaattgggattgtttaaaatccattaaaatctgatggtattcaaatgctgatggattttatttcatttcataaaatgatggattttgtggcattcttcagtgtattttaagttttttgaaatcccaccaaattcaatgggattttgaagcattgtacctaaatcctatcaactctgcgacatttcatcaagaatccgcaaaaaatcaaaatctgatacaatccattaaaatccatagactaaaaacaatgcattaaaatcccaatcgaatacacccatgttagatataaatatttggatgaaaaacataacaaacaaTGGAGTCAGGGAAGTGCAACTTCATAATTGTACATTGAGTGCCTACAAAATACCATCTTATTTTTTTCCTGTTCAGAGTTGACTCATTTGATTCCAAGTTGTTGTATGCTCACATCACCCCGGAAATTTGAAGACTTCCGTAATCTGATTACTGTTTTGCTTGTGGGTGTCATAATTACAACTGACATAACATTTGGGGCTCAACTTACTGACCTACATTTGCAACGTTGCATTGGGATTGAACATTTGGGAtgtcaatataaatattatatcaatctCACTTTTCTGAGTATCACCCATTGTGGGGAAATTGATGGGCAATGGTTTGGATGCACCCGAAAGGTGATTGATTCTGTTCACATGTTATATGGAGCGGCAAAGAGCATTGTGGATTTGGAAGAGCTAGTTGACAATATGCCTAGAATCCGTACTCTTCATCTTGATGGCTCTTTTCTTAAGGTAATTAAAGTGAACCTCGTAATCTCTCGTAATGAGACTGGTGAGATCTAATTCCCGAAATTCTGTTTTTGTTATAGTTTTTTCTACTGGGTATGAAAGACTTGCGGTCCTCTCTGTAAGTGATAATCACATTCCACCCACTCTGGCTTAGATTCTGCcttgtttttctttcacttATTCTCCAGCTATATTTGTTCCTACTTTCTCTTTATTAATCACGTCATAACAATGTCCTCATATTATCTGTAATAGCATTGTATTGTATTGAGTCCTGATCACATTTGTGTTTTTTATTATATCTATCAATATATATTCTCTTTTTGTTTGTTCTCCTGGCTGGTAAGACAACTTCTCAAATCTATCTTTAAGGTTCACGGATATCCTTGCTCTCTTGATAATAAGAGGTCGAGGACTCAAGTTGGAGTAGTCAGGTGTGCATgcctatttaaatttttgaattgACCTTACTAGAAATAAGAAAATTCgtcaatataatatattgtttcATCATTCGTGTACCATACATATGtacacattaaattttattaacagATTACGACGAATATCtacaatatattttttggtAACATAATTCTGATTGCATACTATTTATCCTAAAATATGGTTAAGCACTACTAAATGAATTTTACATGTTCATGAGTACTATGCTCTTCTGTTAACCTTGTATGTAGGAACCTGATGTGGAGTGGTGGAATGTTACGCACAAGGTAGAAAGCTGGGAATATGGTGTCATCGGTGACACAATATTTGCAATCACTACACTTGATTGGCATGGCTTTTGACCAACTCGAAACTGTGGAATTATATGGAGTGAATCTTTCGTCTGAGCTTCAGTTCATAAAGCTTTTGCTTGCATCTTCTCCTTCGCTTAAATTGATGAGAATTTATAACATGATTAATGACCGTGAAGAAGCGTCCAGGGCGTCGCAAGAGTTAATGAGGTTCCCCCGAGCATTTACAACTGCAGAGATTATATGGAAGTAACGAGTAGTATTGATAGGTTTGTTTTGGAAGTTAATGTTGAACCATATGAACTCCTTGGGATTGTTTATTTTGTGGTTGCAGAATCAGACCCCTTTTTGTGGCTCTTGAACGTGAGATCTTTTTCTGGGTTTATGAACTTCAATTTCAATGACAGCAAAGTTTttggtttatttatttatttgttctgGGTTTTTCTCAAGTTTTTGGTTTAGATGGCTTTAATGTTTAGAGTCCCGTAAACTGTTGGCTACATGTAGTCATGGTTGCTTCTCTATTTGACAATCATATTTTAGGCGCTCTCTCGAGAGttgttatttttcatattttcatagTTTAGCTCTGGCCGTCCCTTTCCCGGAAACTAAAATACCTTGAACTAGAAGTCACTCTTCTTATCGGAAGTCTGAGTGTTGCTCTGTTTGACCCCCCTGTCCTGAACTTTTTCCGATCGTGGGTGTTGCTTTGTTTGCCCCCCATTGTTACAAGCATCAGGTCCTTAAgtaacagaaagttcttatctaaAAGCTGAACATTACCTTTCACTGATGGAAGCTTCTCTCTTAGTATGCTGTTTATTCTGGAACAGTTATATAGAATAGCACATTTTCTGACATTACTTTGAAATTCTCTTATCTTTTCTTGGTATGTTTAGACAGCTATGGAAGGCTTTATTATTTTCACAAAATGGTCGATCgcagaaatttaaatactcacctCTTCTTAGGATCTTAACATTCAACCCTCCTAGTTTACACAAATAATATTCACTATGCCACTACAAAGTCTCCTTTGGTACCAGTTATTTGGAGTATCAGTTTTTTCATTTCAGTttcttgaaaggaaaaacatatCTACTTACCATGTTTCTTATATGTAAATCATTGGCCAGCTGCTAGTTGCCCAAAAATGGGAAACTCAATTTTGTGTTAGTAATTGTATGGCCAATTCAATGGGTGTTGGCTCACGCAGTTACGATTTTCCAAAAAAGATTTCTAAATCTCACTGTCGGAAGAAATGGTCTCGACCTAGTTTATTTTGTTTCTCTTTTTTAACATTACACGATCTAGTTTTTTGAGATCCTGAACGCTATTTTAGTGTAACGGTTTACTTTTAAAATACTAAATTGTGTTACGTTTTGCAGTGATTTTCAGACTTAAACACAACATGATACAACATTTCTTTTAACAGATGAAAATATTGAATTATcctatattaataattataatattttgaatcatATTACGTTTTGTAGTTATTTTCAGTCTTAAACAAGCACGATCCAACACTATTTTTTACAAATCAAAAATACCAAATTATccgatattaataaataatatttgaaatcatGTATTTTGAACGTTTCTTATAAAAATTGTTGCAGGTGAGGCTTTTCTCTTATTTAACTGCTTACGATGAGGATCTCATTTCATGAAATGATACTGTCTTCTCTTTATCTTAATACTGTACATAGTAACAAATGTCATTCAAAAAGTGACAGAGTTAAGATATGTCGCAAACTCGGCAATAGTCATCTGTGTGTATttggataaatataaaaattagaatAGTTTAATCAACgaatttttaaaaaaggaaaactaatattttttgtGTAATTTCATATCAtaattgacttataagttatataaatataaaagtaaatttgataaataatttagttaaatgatgatattaatttttgttatgcAAAATCATGAGATAAATACTTTATTCCTAAATGCACCTCATATCAATTTTTGggttaatttatttgatttattttatttttattatcatacTGGATTAACAAGTCAAAATTTACTTTTAAGTTTTTCTGTTTATAACAGATttctatttagaaaaataacGTTGAAAGTATCAAATTCGAGATAAGATTtcttacaaaataatatataattcacgaattaaaatgatttaatcGAAAACTAATATACATAAGAAAATATctattatctttattttaattatgatcaACCAAAATATGACACGGATCATTCCtcttttgtattatttttttatccaaGGCAAACAACAAAAGTGGTTTGAAGTTGTATTAAACGACCCGTTtatattcattttcggttaACGACAATGGATTGTTACTTTTTGAGGCTAAAGTCAAATAAATTACCAACTCAATTTGGTTCAAATGAATCTGAAGAAACCAGCATTAATctatcaaaaattaatattgcaAGTTTGCAAATCTGcaagaattataaatatactcCTCAATTAGTAGCAGTGGCAAATGGCAAACAAGCATGTCAAGTACTGTGTGGTAATTCATGATTTCATATTCTCTTTGATCTTTATCGGTATTCTCATATTCACGCCCCCGTCTTgtctttaaataatattcaaaaccTCGACATCTCGTAAACGGGAGAGATATCATTATACCATCTGATCAAGAGGTCATTAGTCCGTGGTCCgcgtttttaattttttcaagttGACTCATGATCTTGGTTTGTTGTTATGGGATTGAAACAGGTGGATGCATTTACAGAGTCCGCGTTTAAGGGGAACCCTGCTGCTGTGTGTTTCCTAGAAGAGGAGAAAGATGAGACATGGTTACAAGCTGTTGCAACTGAGTTCAATATTTCTCAGACATGTTTCTTGACTCGGATTGCGGCTGACTCGGTTTCTACCAACCCTCGGTTTGGCCTCAGGTGGTTCACTCCTGTTGCTGAGGTCCTctctttttctcttcttttttcgggttattttttattattcgaTTTGAGGATTATTgagtatttatgtttttttgggTTATTTTCGTCGTATCAGATTAACTATTTACAACATTGAAAAATATTAGATATCCAAAAAGTGTTTTCAATTTTTCCCCAAATCTAGTTGAAGGTTCAACTCACACTAATTATACCCTGTATGCACATATATCATAAAATTAGACATCTATGTGCCacgtcatttgggaaaaaattgAGAACATAATTTGGGGTACATAAGATTACTCTTGAAACATACCTGAATAAAGGAAAAGGATGTAAAATGCGACACTTAATGTAGATAAAGTTCAAAGTGACCCAAGGAATCGTTTGTTTCTCCGaaaataacttaattttaaaaaactcttTGGAagctacattttttttaaaaaaaagttttttatTGAACATATTTTTCTTCCTGAACAAATGTTTTATGCAGGAACTTTTGAGAAAATTTTCCCGGGAATTTTCCATAAATTTTTCTAGAGAAATTCTAGGGAAAATTTCCAAGAATAATTCATGAGAAATATTTTCCTTTCAAAAGTTGGAAAACATTTTCCAGAAAAACAGTTTTCTGGCAAACAAAGGAGCCTagttgtattttttaaaaatgcaagaaaatagtgttttagcctgaaaatatattttcccaTTTCACTGCGAATGTGTTTTCTTGGAAGAAATTATGAACTGCATTATGTTTGTTAATATGCAATTAGCAGAAGTCACTGGTCATATACACTAAAAAACATTGTGAATGACATTAGAATGAGTAATTTCGcttataatagaatataacaACTCTTACATTGTTTACAATTACATTCAATTTTATTCAGATTTATGTTGTTTCAACTgcttttgaatttcttaaaatGCTTATAAAGTCTTTATGAGCTGTTTTTAGTGAAGAAGTTGTGAAGTATGATTAGAAATTCTTGAGTTCTTTCTTACAAGTATTATTGCTGAGGGCAGGTAAAACTGTGTGGCCATGGGACTCTAGCTACATCTCACTTTCTTTTCGACTCTGGTCTGGTTGATGCTGATGTGATAGAGTTCTTGACACTTTCGGGAATTTTAACTGCTAAGAGAGTTCCAGATACCAAAATAATGACCGGTACACCCTTGGAGAATGGTAACGGATGTCATGGTTTTTCTGTCGAATTGAGTTTTCCAGCCCTTGCGTTGTCTGATTATGACTGCCCTGAAAATTTGATGAATTCTCCGAGCTTGAGCAGCATTATTTCTACTCTTGAAATAAAGAAAACTCCTTATGATGACCTCTTTGTACGTATAATTTCCTTTAAACATAATCTAGCAACTAAACCttgaagtatattatatatagtgtgACTGCAGGTGGAAACTTAGGCGATGAAACTGAAAAAAGTGTTCATCCATTCGCTGGTTGAGTTATAAAAGCTCAATTTCTgctgattatattttatcattaaaaacGTGAGATTTTTGAATTTGGGATTGGCAGATTGTACTTCCATCCGCGAAGGCAGTTTCAGAGTACCAGCCGCAATTTAATGAGATACAAAAACTACCTGGCAGAGGACTTATTATTACAGCCCTTGCACCTGTTGGTTCTGGTTTCGACTTCTATAGTCGCTTCTTCTGTCCCAAATTTGGGATAAATGAGGTATGTGTtgaatttttcttgtttttagtaATCAATCATATGAATTTGTATAATTGCACACCCGAGACCTCCACCAGAACTCGATTCATTGTGTCTGACATTATATGTTCAGGATCCTGTTTGTGGGAGTGCACACTGCGCCTTAGCGCCCTACTGGTGCCAAAAGCTGGGAACTACAGAATTGGTCGCATATCAGGTTCTGTTTCTCTCTCCCTAcctttatatatttcaaatacgTACAAAACATTCCAGAACTACCAAAACGCTAGTTAATACGACATAAGCAAACATAAATGCATGATGCACCTTTAGCTACTCCCCGCTGACAGCTTAATCCAGTCTCTAATCACGCGGGCTGAGCACACTATAATATAGTCTTGATTAATATAAAGAAGGAAACGAACTCTAAATTCTAATTTCTTGTATCAGGCATCTCCTAGAGGCGGCATTCTAAACCTGCGTGTAGATGAGAAGAATCAGAGAGTATTTCTCCGAGGAAAATCCGTTACTGTCATGGAAGGTTCACTTCTAGCTTAAAATGAAGTCGTTTCTACAAGCTATGGTATGAGAAATGGGCAAACTCCTGGTGTTACAAGACCAAAATAATCTCGATCTTCTTATCTTTACTGTTGTAATGTACTATGGTAAAAACCTGCATTTACATGTTTCCTACTTTGCTAATTTTTCGTATTCAGAATAGATTTGGTTTCCGATGATGAAAGTTTCTTGATCTTTTATAGTTTTCAAAACTGTTTTACTCTGaatttaagaaacaaaaaattgttAACAAATATAGAGCAAGTTTTATATGGAGTTGAGGATTGATGAGAAAGGACTAAAGGAGGGACAGAAGTAGTCTTGTTTAGCATGGTGGTTAAAAACCAAGGACTACTAGACATCCCGAACTGTCTATTATTAAACCGAGGCTATAAAAGTAATCATTCTATTATGATTACTTAATAATAGaaattctttaattattttttagggCGCTTCTTTCGGTTCTCATCGTGGAAAAACCAATtccctttttccttttcttgtttaaaatcatgtttttctttcaataagttccaaatttatttggattttgttaGTCTCTTTTAGAGTTGgtttttgttttggtgtgttttcatattttcatgttcgagatcggcatgattttcatgggtttgattcaaATTTGAAGGTTATTATGAGATTGTATTTATGTTGATTGTTCAGAACAGTCAGGTAAAAATCAATCGGGTAATCAAGTACATGTATTCAAACCATCTTCAAATCACTTAGTTACATCTCCAAAAATGAAGGATTCAATATCGATAATCTTCAACTTGtgtccaatttcgattgtaTTTGTAAATGCTGTGTgacttttaattaatgaattaatttatttttatgaaaaaaaaattagaatttctttaactttataaatattataatacatttCGAGCACTCCAATCTAAATTAAGTGTGTAACTAATAGTACTGTGACTGATCTTCACATCTAATATTCAATACTATTAGTTATATTAGGTGTAAATTAAGTGTGtaacaaatttttttgttttggaaAGGTGATCTATTCCAATATCCATCATCGTTCAACATCGATGCCTGTGTTATAGATAtcccaaaatattatataaatttttcttaGAAAACTACTCGAACCCgtataaaaacacaaaaaaataacaaaattcattaacattaaaaaatatgaacacGAATAACGATCTTAATAATAAGATTTTCAACAACTGTCACTTAAAAAGATTAGATTtacattttattgaaaaactagAATATTTAATCGGCCAGAGCAACGTATTCAAGTACATCATCATCCCCTAAGTCTGGGAATCTTGAAACTTACGTTATTTGGTTACAAACCATGTTTCTCAGAAAGAGAAAAAAGTGCACATcatatttaatttcttttgttaCAATCTTGATAGAAAAAATTACTTGCTGATATATAatctaattaaataattacttcaaggtgtgtttgaattttaaaaatggatcataaataatatatattaatctcataatctcatatattttataatattgattttgTGATTAGCTATATTTCTTTTATGTATCAATCTATTTGGATTTGATATCCGATCAATACTGAGTTTTAGTACGTGTCTTATATTTCAACGTATTGTAATCAGTCTGagatatttatgattttaatattattttagtaatttaCTATAACTAAACTACCTATTGCGATTCTAGCTTAAGCCTTCattataataacaacataataaatattaaaaagaatacTCTATACAATATACACATAGGGTCGCGCTCATGAGAGATCAATACTTAAAATAGAAACATAGAATCATTAAGGTTCTGTTGTAGAActctatatttttcataaatttttagaatctaaatataaatacatatttttttgcatcgttgtgtgtgttcaaaaataattttaaaatataatatataaataagacattttttcaTTTGAAGTTGCTGCAGAATCCTAACTAATACtttttttcatttgaaattctattACAGAAccaaaaataatactaaaaataagataataattctAAGATTCTCTTTTgttctctctggaacatgaTCCTATAAACATATACTTAGAATTTCACTCGAGAACAATATATATGAATCGGTCTAAGACACATGGCACGTTATTTTGCCATTATTGTTTTCAAGTCTCAATTCAAAGTAAAAGGAACTTAGCTATCCTATTCTCTAACCTAATTTAATAATGGTGAGTTGTGACTGATTACTCAATTTAGTAATGTCAATGAAGAAATTTAAACATTATCTTATATATTATCGTCCTTGGGTGGATTATTAATTGGTCAATGAATATTATCATCAagagtatttttttatatgacctCAATTTAT of Daucus carota subsp. sativus chromosome 3, DH1 v3.0, whole genome shotgun sequence contains these proteins:
- the LOC108211333 gene encoding uncharacterized protein LOC108211333, with the protein product MANKHVKYCVVDAFTESAFKGNPAAVCFLEEEKDETWLQAVATEFNISQTCFLTRIAADSVSTNPRFGLRWFTPVAEVKLCGHGTLATSHFLFDSGLVDADVIEFLTLSGILTAKRVPDTKIMTGTPLENGNGCHGFSVELSFPALALSDYDCPENLMNSPSLSSIISTLEIKKTPYDDLFIVLPSAKAVSEYQPQFNEIQKLPGRGLIITALAPVGSGFDFYSRFFCPKFGINEDPVCGSAHCALAPYWCQKLGTTELVAYQASPRGGILNLRVDEKNQRVFLRGKSVTVMEGSLLA